From Gammaproteobacteria bacterium:
CCGCAAAGAGCGCAAAGACAACCCACTACTGGCCTTTTTCTTTGCGCCTCTGCGCCTTGGCGAGAGATGAGGCTTTTCCTTCACAGGCTCTATCCTGACTTGCTCTTGGTAAACAGCCTGCTCAATGATGCCGGTGCCCGCCCTCGGCCAGTTGCAGTTTCTGCACGAAGGGATCGGCCTCCATGTCGCCCAGGTCGGCATAGTCGAGGTGATCATAGCTGCCGGTATCAACGAAGGACTGCGACGCCGCTCCCCCCGTCTGTAAATCCAACAGATGGATACTGACCTCGCGGTCGCCATGGACACGCCGCACCAGCGCCGGCAGTTCGAGATCACTCAGCCACCAGATTTCCATGTCGACGCCGTTCACCTGGCCCAGGTAGCGCTCGGCCTGGCGTCCCAGCACCTCCACGTTGCCACTGGGCGTCAGTTGCCGTAGCACGGCAGAATCGATCACGCCCCTCAGCTGCATCCAGTCGGGATAACGGCCCAGGGAGCGCAGATCACCCGCGGTGTAATCCACGCTCTTGCGCGGTTGCAGAAAAAGGTGACTGTAGTCGATGACGCCGTTGGCACGGCGCTGCCAGCGTTGGCGTTGAGCCTCACCCTCGTTCCACACCTCCACCTGCCGCACCGAGCGCAGCAGGTGCCATCGATGCCGACTGGCCTGTGGCCGCCGCGCCAGCTGGATGCTGCGGGTTTCGAACTGTGCCGCAATCACCGGGCGGGAAGCCTGTGCCCCGTCCTCGGCCTGTGCCTGGACGCCAAACAAGGCACCACCCATCACGGCCGCCAGAAAAACCATCATGCCCATCTTCATGGATCCATCTCCAAATACACGATACAGAAAAAACGGGAAGGGAGCGCCAGGCGCCCCCCTCCCCCTACTCTTTTTCAGAAGCGGGCCATTCGACCCTGACCCCAATCAGTCGTCGTCGTGATCACGCTGCTTGTGCGCCGCACGCTTCAGCTTGCGATCCATGCGGGTAGCCTCACGCATCACGTGATAGATCACGTTCTGCTCCTGCACACCGTGCACCATGTACGCACCCGGGCCACCGGCATAGATGGCAACGTCCTCACCGGCGTGGGTTTCGGAAGACAGCGGCACCAGCGACTCCTGGTGGAAGCCCTGGCCCTCGGTGTCCACCGCGCTCAGATCCGTGCGGCTGCCCGCGTTGATGGGCTCGCCGTAGACGGTATCGCCACCGCTCTCGAGGTCGTGGAAACCACGGCCATTGGTGTAGCCCAGGGTGGTGTAGGGCATGCCATCCTTGGCCAGCTGCGCATAGGGGTTGGCGTTGCCGGCACTGTCATTGCCCACCACCTTGCCGAGGATGGGATTGCCGCGCGTCGGGTAGCCGGCGATGGTGAATACGTGACTGTGGTCGGCGGTCACCAGAATCAGCGTCTCATCCATGTCCACACTTTCCATGGCGGCCTTGACGGCATTGGAGAACTCGATGGCGTCGGTCAGGGCACGATAGGCATTGCCGGCATGATGGCCGTGGTCGATGCGGCCGGCCTCCACATGCAGGAAGAATCCCTTGTCGTTGTTGTCCAGCACGTCGATGGCCTTGACGGTCATCTCGGACAGTTTGGGCTCACCACCGGCATCCGTGGGACGGTCGAACTCGTATTCCATGTGCGAGCTTTCGAACAGCCCCAGCAGGTGCTTCACTTCGTCGCTGTCGATGGCATCGAACTGCTCACGATTCCACACATAGGCGGCGTCCTCATAGTTGGCCACCCATTCAGCGGTCAGGTCACGGCCGTCCTTGCGCTTGCCGTTCTTGCCCTCGCCATCGACCGTGCTGCGCGGGATGAAGTGACGGCGGCCACCACCCATGGCGACTTCCAGGCCGTCACCATAGGGAAATTCGATGAGCTGGCGGGCGATATCCTTGCAGCCGCTCTGTTTGGCCTCATCGGTCAGCTTGTCGTCGCTCTCCCAGTTGCGCTCCGGCACGTGGGCGTAGGTGGCGGCGGGCGTGGCGTGGGTGATACGGGCGGTGGTGACCACGCCGGTGGACATGCCGGCCATCTCGGCCTGTTCGAGGAAGGTGGTCAACTCGTTGCCGATGGCACTGGCGCAGTTGCCACGCTCGACATACTGGTTGACGGCAATCACGCCGGCCTTGGACTTCA
This genomic window contains:
- a CDS encoding alkaline phosphatase, coding for MKQTRFSVSAIALAIGLSLGGIAQAESPQQWYRDGAQAVKQAKHLHKNKHRAKNVILFVGDGMGISTATAARILEGQLRGENGEENRLSFEMLPYVALSKTYNTNQQTPDSAGTMTAMMTGVKSKAGVIAVNQYVERGNCASAIGNELTTFLEQAEMAGMSTGVVTTARITHATPAATYAHVPERNWESDDKLTDEAKQSGCKDIARQLIEFPYGDGLEVAMGGGRRHFIPRSTVDGEGKNGKRKDGRDLTAEWVANYEDAAYVWNREQFDAIDSDEVKHLLGLFESSHMEYEFDRPTDAGGEPKLSEMTVKAIDVLDNNDKGFFLHVEAGRIDHGHHAGNAYRALTDAIEFSNAVKAAMESVDMDETLILVTADHSHVFTIAGYPTRGNPILGKVVGNDSAGNANPYAQLAKDGMPYTTLGYTNGRGFHDLESGGDTVYGEPINAGSRTDLSAVDTEGQGFHQESLVPLSSETHAGEDVAIYAGGPGAYMVHGVQEQNVIYHVMREATRMDRKLKRAAHKQRDHDDD